A single window of Granulicella cerasi DNA harbors:
- a CDS encoding DUF6496 domain-containing protein, whose protein sequence is MATKKAAKKSVKKAASKRTTSKKSAVKKTTAKKATPKKATRKYSPAAGKKVETEMREMKQGKLKSGSGQKVTNPKQAIAIALNEARKEGKKVPPAPKK, encoded by the coding sequence ATGGCAACGAAAAAGGCTGCAAAGAAGAGCGTCAAGAAGGCCGCATCGAAGAGGACCACCAGCAAGAAGTCTGCGGTGAAGAAGACGACAGCAAAAAAAGCTACGCCGAAGAAGGCCACGCGGAAATACAGTCCTGCGGCCGGCAAGAAGGTCGAGACCGAAATGCGCGAGATGAAGCAGGGCAAGCTGAAGAGCGGTTCTGGCCAGAAGGTCACGAACCCGAAGCAGGCCATTGCGATCGCGTTGAATGAAGCGCGCAAGGAAGGCAAGAAGGTTCCACCCGCGCCGAAGAAGTAG
- a CDS encoding type II toxin-antitoxin system RelE/ParE family toxin encodes MAKNSARKLELTARADVDLLEVMAWSEAEFGESAAEIYEHLLAQALFDLSMDAFRPGSTARPEILDGVHSYHLRFSRDHVSGERVKRPRDLLLFQVTDEAVIVLRVLHDSRDLKQHMS; translated from the coding sequence GTGGCTAAGAACTCCGCTCGCAAGCTTGAGTTGACCGCGAGGGCCGACGTCGATCTTCTCGAAGTCATGGCCTGGAGTGAGGCCGAGTTTGGTGAATCCGCGGCGGAAATATACGAGCACCTCCTCGCACAGGCACTTTTCGATCTGAGCATGGACGCCTTTCGCCCGGGCTCGACAGCGCGCCCTGAAATCCTCGATGGCGTTCACAGCTATCACCTTCGTTTCAGCCGCGACCACGTCTCTGGAGAACGGGTGAAGCGTCCCCGGGACCTTCTGCTCTTCCAAGTGACGGACGAGGCGGTCATCGTGCTGCGCGTGCTGCATGACAGCCGCGACCTGAAGCAGCATATGTCTTGA
- a CDS encoding MFS transporter: MPSASASREIHPSIILSICCMSLLLTGMDVTIVNVALPVMQRELHATVAQLQWIIDAYTLVVASLLMLCGSMSDRFGRRRVFQIGMTTFAVGSLLCSLAPNIHTLIAFRAVQGIGASMMNPVALSIIANVFTQPKDRARAVGVWGAVAGVSLAAGPLLGGFLTQSFGWRAIFWVNLPIALAAILLTIKYVPESRAPRARRPDPLGQVLVLAFLTLLTYGVIDSPRAGWSAPSTLAMLAAAAALFVFFLVHESRRREPLLDLRFFRSVPFSTATFLALIAFASFAGFLFLNVIYLQEARGYSALHTGLCTLPLAVAMMITAPLSGKLVAARGPLYSMLISGTAFVASTAILTQLSDALPLPLLLLAYALFGTGLGMVNPAISNTAVAGMPLSQAGVAAAIASTGRQVGAALGVAIAGTTIAIAHQQHKDFASSTHSIWWAMLTGGVLVFLAGIVARTQWSQKSTDYVAHLFDMPAQ, from the coding sequence TTGCCTTCTGCCTCTGCTTCGCGCGAAATCCATCCGAGCATCATTCTCTCCATCTGTTGCATGAGCCTGCTGCTCACCGGCATGGACGTCACGATCGTCAACGTGGCGCTGCCCGTCATGCAGCGCGAGCTACACGCCACCGTCGCGCAGCTGCAGTGGATCATCGACGCCTACACACTCGTCGTCGCCAGCCTGCTGATGCTCTGCGGTTCGATGTCTGACCGATTCGGTCGTCGACGCGTCTTCCAGATCGGCATGACCACCTTTGCCGTCGGTTCGCTGCTCTGCAGCCTCGCGCCGAACATCCACACGCTCATCGCCTTCCGCGCGGTGCAGGGCATCGGCGCCAGCATGATGAATCCGGTCGCGTTGTCGATCATCGCGAACGTCTTCACGCAGCCGAAAGACCGCGCTCGCGCCGTTGGCGTCTGGGGCGCGGTCGCCGGTGTCTCGCTCGCCGCAGGCCCGCTGCTCGGAGGCTTCCTGACGCAGAGCTTCGGTTGGCGCGCCATCTTCTGGGTCAACCTGCCCATCGCGCTTGCGGCGATTCTGCTCACCATCAAGTACGTGCCGGAGTCGCGCGCACCGCGTGCCCGTCGCCCCGATCCGCTCGGCCAGGTGCTCGTGCTCGCATTCCTCACGCTGCTCACCTACGGCGTCATCGACAGCCCCCGCGCCGGTTGGAGCGCGCCCTCCACACTCGCGATGCTCGCCGCCGCCGCCGCGCTCTTCGTCTTCTTCCTGGTGCATGAGTCGCGTCGTCGAGAGCCGCTGCTCGACCTGCGCTTCTTCCGCAGCGTACCGTTCTCTACCGCCACCTTCCTCGCGCTCATCGCCTTCGCGTCCTTCGCGGGCTTCCTCTTCCTCAATGTGATCTATTTGCAGGAAGCACGCGGCTACTCCGCTCTGCATACAGGCCTCTGCACGCTGCCACTCGCCGTGGCGATGATGATCACCGCGCCGCTCTCCGGCAAGCTTGTTGCCGCACGCGGCCCGCTGTACTCCATGCTGATCTCCGGCACCGCATTCGTCGCGTCGACGGCAATCCTCACACAGCTTTCGGACGCGCTTCCGCTACCGCTGCTGCTGCTTGCCTACGCGCTCTTCGGCACCGGGCTCGGCATGGTGAACCCCGCCATCTCCAACACCGCCGTCGCGGGGATGCCACTCTCTCAGGCGGGGGTGGCCGCGGCCATCGCTTCTACCGGTAGACAGGTTGGCGCAGCGCTCGGTGTCGCCATCGCAGGCACCACCATCGCCATCGCACACCAGCAGCACAAGGACTTCGCCAGCAGCACGCATTCCATCTGGTGGGCGATGCTCACAGGCGGCGTGCTCGTCTTCCTCGCCGGCATCGTGGCGCGCACGCAGTGGTCGCAGAAGAGCACCGACTACGTCGCTCATCTCTTTGACATGCCCGCGCAGTAG
- a CDS encoding DUF2142 domain-containing protein, which translates to MPTLYLLVALFVGAMLCWITPPLYTPDETAHVERALGLLQGHWMLQPAGADTGSNVNDGVNEVGRVTSQVNGALGLRYAKASQFPDGRFPLSRLAEQKRAAWSATATYQPYQNTAIYPPTLYLPQLAGWFLGQHLHLSVVTTLRLARLCNVLLAVGLGWLALTLAKCWRPVLFCVLLLPTVLSLNASCSQDALLLVLATLAMSILSRALVARRQQTFAELAVTVMLLCACAAARVPYVMLLLALWLPVMEAETASLRDYLRPVWTAAPFLLAIAVWQHATHPIGLFLCTQGCDVAAQTAHLKSNPVMGLFWLVVATLKDAPGLFVKGFGLMGINDVFLPSAFYLVLMAGCVVMLLATPSPGLRRRASRLLVLFAVLVAVFGISLAQYLATTPVGSHLLIGVQSRYYLPFLPFLFLLWRGRGRILESPIGRGVVWVFGVGFLVVVLSTPWIAAHRFYATGILAALR; encoded by the coding sequence TTGCCGACACTTTATCTGTTGGTCGCACTCTTCGTGGGCGCAATGCTCTGCTGGATTACGCCCCCTCTGTACACGCCCGACGAGACCGCGCATGTAGAACGCGCTCTAGGGCTGTTGCAGGGCCATTGGATGTTGCAGCCCGCTGGCGCGGACACTGGCTCCAACGTGAACGACGGTGTGAATGAGGTGGGACGCGTTACGTCACAGGTGAATGGCGCGCTCGGTCTTCGATATGCCAAGGCGAGCCAGTTCCCTGACGGTCGCTTTCCTTTGTCGCGTCTCGCGGAGCAGAAGCGAGCCGCATGGAGCGCTACCGCGACCTATCAGCCGTATCAGAACACTGCGATCTATCCGCCCACGCTGTATCTGCCGCAGTTGGCGGGCTGGTTCCTTGGGCAACATCTCCATCTCTCCGTCGTCACTACTTTGCGGTTAGCGCGGCTGTGCAATGTGCTGCTCGCGGTCGGTCTGGGTTGGCTTGCGTTGACGTTGGCGAAGTGTTGGCGCCCGGTGCTTTTCTGTGTGCTTCTGCTGCCGACGGTGCTGAGTCTGAACGCGTCGTGCTCGCAGGACGCCTTGCTGCTTGTGTTGGCAACGTTGGCGATGAGTATCCTTTCGCGCGCTCTCGTCGCGCGGCGTCAACAGACCTTTGCAGAGCTGGCTGTGACGGTGATGCTGCTGTGCGCCTGCGCGGCAGCGCGCGTTCCTTACGTCATGCTGCTGCTGGCGCTGTGGCTGCCGGTGATGGAAGCCGAGACCGCATCACTTCGTGACTATCTGCGTCCTGTGTGGACGGCCGCGCCGTTCCTGCTGGCGATCGCTGTCTGGCAACATGCCACCCATCCCATCGGCCTCTTCCTCTGCACGCAAGGATGTGACGTCGCTGCACAGACAGCGCATCTGAAGTCGAACCCGGTGATGGGGCTTTTCTGGCTGGTGGTGGCGACGTTGAAGGACGCGCCGGGTCTCTTCGTGAAGGGCTTCGGTTTGATGGGCATCAACGACGTCTTCCTGCCCTCAGCGTTCTATCTGGTACTGATGGCGGGATGCGTGGTGATGCTGCTGGCTACGCCGTCGCCGGGGCTGCGCCGCAGAGCTTCGCGTCTGCTGGTTCTGTTCGCGGTGCTGGTGGCGGTCTTCGGCATCAGCCTGGCGCAGTATCTTGCGACTACGCCCGTGGGTTCGCACCTTTTGATCGGGGTTCAGTCGCGATACTATCTCCCGTTCCTGCCGTTCCTTTTCCTGTTGTGGAGAGGCCGAGGTCGCATTCTGGAATCTCCTATCGGTCGCGGTGTGGTGTGGGTATTCGGAGTAGGATTTTTAGTAGTCGTCCTGTCGACACCGTGGATCGCCGCGCACCGCTTCTACGCCACCGGTATTCTGGCAGCATTGAGATAG
- the gatB gene encoding Asp-tRNA(Asn)/Glu-tRNA(Gln) amidotransferase subunit GatB — translation MSTATGLSPEVLAKYQAVIGLEVHCQLLTKTKAFCGCKNEYGGEPNTHTCPTCLGLPGALPVLNRQAVEFAVLASKAVNCTINERSVFARKNYFYPDSPKGYQISQFDKPLSEHGHLMVTGPDGQPKKIGITRIHMEDDAGKSIHDGFADSVRRTYIDLNRAGTPLIEIVSEPDLRSADEVFEYLTKLKEILLYTGVSDCNMEEGSLRCDANVSVMLKSDWEARGTAAYGTKAEVKNVNSFRYIRSAVEYEIERQISVIEEGGRVVQESRLWNSAEGRTYSMRSKEEAHDYRYFPEPDLPALIVGEEWLKNILSNLPELPEARRARLTSEYGLNAQDAATLTTDRELGDFFQQAAKLAKSPKRVASILLSEITMRLRAAEIELGQSPVSLNGLVLAADLTEAGEISSKQLKQLLDTCFTEGKDFSAIYERDKPQQISDTSAIEAMIDEVIAANPAQVAQFKGGKRTVSAFFVGQVMRASKGQANPALLNELVIKKLDA, via the coding sequence ATGTCCACCGCTACCGGTCTTTCGCCCGAAGTTCTCGCCAAGTACCAGGCCGTCATCGGCCTCGAAGTCCACTGCCAGCTCCTCACGAAGACCAAGGCCTTCTGCGGCTGCAAGAACGAGTACGGCGGCGAACCGAACACGCACACCTGCCCCACCTGCCTCGGCCTGCCGGGCGCGCTGCCGGTGCTGAACCGCCAGGCCGTGGAGTTCGCCGTGCTCGCCTCCAAGGCGGTGAACTGCACGATCAACGAGCGCAGCGTCTTCGCGCGCAAGAACTACTTCTACCCGGACTCGCCCAAGGGCTACCAGATCTCGCAGTTCGACAAGCCGCTCTCCGAGCACGGCCACCTGATGGTGACCGGGCCCGACGGCCAGCCGAAGAAGATCGGCATCACGCGTATCCACATGGAAGATGATGCGGGCAAGAGCATCCACGACGGCTTTGCCGACTCCGTGCGCCGCACCTACATCGACCTCAACCGCGCGGGCACCCCGCTCATCGAGATCGTCTCCGAGCCGGACCTGCGCTCGGCCGATGAGGTCTTCGAGTACCTGACCAAGCTGAAGGAAATCCTGCTCTACACCGGCGTTTCCGACTGCAACATGGAAGAGGGTTCGCTGCGTTGCGACGCGAACGTCTCCGTGATGCTGAAGTCCGACTGGGAAGCGCGCGGCACCGCCGCCTACGGCACCAAGGCCGAAGTGAAGAACGTGAACTCCTTCCGTTACATCCGCTCGGCTGTCGAGTACGAAATCGAGCGCCAGATTTCAGTGATCGAAGAAGGTGGCCGCGTGGTGCAGGAGTCGCGCCTCTGGAACTCCGCCGAAGGCCGCACGTACTCGATGCGTTCGAAGGAAGAAGCGCACGACTACCGCTACTTCCCTGAGCCCGATCTGCCTGCGCTCATCGTCGGCGAAGAGTGGCTGAAGAACATCCTCTCGAACCTGCCCGAGCTGCCGGAAGCGCGTCGCGCTCGCCTCACCAGCGAGTACGGCCTGAACGCGCAGGACGCGGCGACGCTCACCACCGATCGCGAACTCGGCGACTTCTTCCAACAGGCTGCCAAGCTCGCAAAGAGCCCGAAGCGCGTCGCGTCGATCCTGCTCAGCGAGATCACGATGCGTCTGCGCGCGGCGGAGATTGAACTCGGCCAATCGCCGGTTTCGCTCAACGGCCTCGTGCTCGCCGCCGACCTGACCGAAGCCGGCGAGATTAGCTCCAAGCAGCTCAAGCAGTTGCTCGACACCTGCTTCACCGAGGGCAAGGACTTCAGCGCGATCTACGAGCGCGACAAGCCGCAGCAGATCTCCGACACCTCGGCGATCGAAGCGATGATCGACGAAGTGATCGCCGCAAACCCCGCGCAGGTCGCGCAGTTCAAGGGCGGCAAACGCACAGTGAGCGCCTTCTTCGTCGGCCAGGTGATGCGGGCCTCGAAGGGCCAGGCAAACCCGGCTCTGCTGAACGAACTCGTCATCAAGAAGCTCGACGCGTAG
- a CDS encoding TonB-dependent siderophore receptor: MFNRFQASQVGALAAALLLASPVFAATPAAPAAELPCQVQEAGSATTSTVLITDNTGAAIPRASVTVRCGAYTVSVVADASGAATLRTKPGQYNVSISAAGFTTLNQPLNLPATNAKLALNVGSSTDMVNVTADATFVPYSTNTGSKTDTPIAEMPVTINMVSQHELEVRNPSTLNEALHYTPGMQTDEYGTEPRFDWMKIRGFTADAVGVFRDNMRWNSLAGKMDPYEIETIEVVKGPSSVLYGQAPPGGLVNFTTKRPATETRREIQAQFGAYDRRQIAIDLTGPFAKANPHLFYRLEGLIRNSGTQTNYTPDNRRLIAPSLTWRPSDRTNVTLFGDYQHDRTAWSQFLPAVGTLYPNANGGFLPVSTFLGEPGWEYVKRDQASAGYFADHLFENGIDLHQNYRFQHMNVAARTVYGIGFDGTSTTNVARYAYTYPQSNDIHTMDTRAIKRITTKNWQHTFLAGYDYGWLGTKVNSSYGQASDINAYNPVYGAPGAIPSNLAVLSNYWLLGQQHGGYLQDQVKFRERLIITLGGREDWALTDYTSYPTAYTTTKSYEHQNDSKFTGRAGVMYLTSFGLSPYYSYSTSFQPTTQSGTDVNGKLFKPQTGNQHEAGVKFQPKSWSSYATFSFFNILQNNVLATDPTNPLYNTQIGQARSRGIELEAVGAVGHGLNVHAGYSVVATNVTQTSSLTPTYLNKWLPQVPKNSVSALADYARPNGRFKGLGGNFGVRFTGASYGDAANTIRIPNFTLMDASLRYRWRWMDLQVNATNIANTRYVATCSGLAYCAYGSARNVIGQAKYHF, encoded by the coding sequence ATGTTCAATCGCTTTCAAGCCTCCCAGGTCGGCGCGCTCGCTGCGGCCCTCCTGCTTGCTTCGCCGGTCTTCGCTGCCACACCTGCCGCGCCTGCGGCCGAGCTTCCCTGCCAGGTGCAGGAGGCCGGTTCCGCCACGACCTCGACCGTTCTCATCACCGACAACACCGGCGCTGCGATCCCGCGCGCCTCGGTGACGGTGCGCTGCGGCGCGTACACCGTCTCGGTGGTCGCGGATGCCTCCGGCGCGGCCACGCTGCGCACCAAGCCCGGGCAATATAACGTCAGCATCTCGGCGGCGGGCTTCACGACACTGAACCAGCCGTTGAATCTCCCCGCGACGAACGCGAAGCTCGCGTTGAACGTCGGCTCCTCGACGGACATGGTGAATGTGACGGCGGACGCGACCTTTGTGCCCTACTCCACCAACACCGGCTCGAAGACGGACACGCCGATCGCCGAGATGCCGGTGACGATCAACATGGTTTCGCAGCATGAGCTTGAGGTGCGCAACCCCTCCACGCTGAACGAGGCGCTGCACTACACGCCCGGCATGCAGACCGACGAGTACGGCACGGAGCCGCGCTTTGACTGGATGAAGATTCGCGGCTTCACGGCGGACGCCGTCGGCGTCTTCCGCGACAACATGCGCTGGAACTCGCTGGCCGGCAAGATGGACCCGTATGAGATCGAGACGATCGAAGTGGTGAAGGGACCATCGAGCGTGCTCTACGGTCAGGCGCCTCCGGGCGGTCTGGTGAACTTCACGACCAAGCGTCCGGCGACGGAAACGCGTCGTGAGATTCAGGCGCAGTTCGGCGCGTATGACCGCCGCCAGATTGCGATCGACCTCACCGGCCCGTTTGCGAAGGCAAACCCGCATCTCTTCTATCGCCTCGAAGGCTTGATCCGCAACAGCGGCACGCAGACGAACTACACGCCGGACAATCGCCGCTTGATTGCGCCGTCGCTGACGTGGCGCCCGAGCGATCGCACGAACGTGACGCTCTTCGGCGACTACCAGCATGACCGCACGGCGTGGTCGCAGTTTCTGCCTGCGGTGGGCACGCTGTATCCGAACGCGAACGGCGGCTTTCTGCCGGTGAGCACCTTCCTCGGCGAGCCCGGTTGGGAGTACGTGAAGCGCGATCAGGCTTCGGCCGGATACTTCGCCGATCATCTCTTCGAGAATGGCATCGACCTGCACCAGAACTATCGCTTCCAGCACATGAACGTGGCGGCGCGCACGGTATATGGCATTGGCTTCGACGGCACGAGCACCACGAACGTCGCCCGTTATGCCTACACCTATCCGCAGTCGAACGACATCCACACGATGGACACGCGCGCCATCAAGCGCATCACCACGAAGAACTGGCAGCACACCTTCCTCGCGGGCTATGACTATGGTTGGCTGGGTACGAAGGTCAACTCCAGCTACGGACAGGCGAGCGACATTAACGCGTATAACCCGGTGTACGGCGCTCCGGGAGCGATCCCGTCAAACCTTGCGGTGCTCTCGAACTACTGGCTGCTCGGCCAGCAGCATGGCGGGTATCTGCAGGACCAGGTGAAGTTCCGCGAGCGTTTGATCATCACGCTCGGCGGTCGCGAAGACTGGGCGCTGACGGACTACACCTCGTACCCGACGGCGTACACGACGACCAAGAGCTACGAGCATCAGAACGACTCGAAGTTCACTGGCCGCGCAGGCGTGATGTACCTCACCAGCTTTGGCCTGAGCCCGTACTACAGCTACTCCACCTCCTTCCAGCCGACCACGCAGAGCGGCACCGACGTCAACGGCAAGCTCTTCAAGCCGCAGACCGGCAACCAGCATGAGGCTGGTGTGAAATTCCAGCCGAAGAGCTGGTCGAGCTATGCGACCTTCAGCTTCTTCAACATTCTGCAGAACAATGTGCTCGCTACAGACCCGACCAATCCGCTCTACAACACGCAGATTGGACAGGCGCGTTCACGTGGCATTGAGCTCGAAGCGGTTGGCGCGGTGGGTCATGGCCTGAACGTTCACGCGGGCTACTCTGTGGTGGCAACGAACGTGACGCAGACCTCTTCGCTCACGCCGACGTACCTGAACAAGTGGCTGCCTCAGGTGCCGAAGAACAGCGTCTCAGCGCTGGCGGATTACGCGCGCCCGAACGGTCGCTTCAAGGGCCTCGGCGGCAACTTCGGCGTGCGCTTTACTGGCGCATCGTACGGTGATGCGGCGAACACGATTCGCATCCCGAACTTCACACTGATGGATGCTTCGCTGCGGTATCGTTGGCGTTGGATGGACCTGCAGGTGAACGCGACGAACATTGCGAATACGCGCTATGTCGCGACCTGCTCGGGCCTCGCGTACTGCGCCTACGGCTCGGCACGTAATGTCATCGGTCAGGCGAAGTACCACTTCTAA
- a CDS encoding RcnB family protein, producing the protein MKFNKVLTASALLFTMALSAAPMATAQRYDDHHDDHRGPGGPPPGRPGGPPPGYVRHDNWRRGYRLPPNDWRRGQRVDYRAYHLAPPPRGYEWRQVDGNYVMAAVATGIIASTIIAASR; encoded by the coding sequence ATGAAGTTCAATAAGGTTTTGACTGCGAGTGCGCTGCTGTTCACGATGGCGCTGAGCGCCGCGCCGATGGCAACCGCGCAACGTTATGACGACCACCACGATGATCATCGTGGCCCCGGTGGCCCCCCTCCGGGACGCCCGGGCGGTCCGCCTCCGGGTTACGTGCGCCACGATAACTGGCGCCGCGGCTATCGTCTTCCGCCGAACGACTGGCGCCGTGGTCAACGCGTGGATTATCGCGCCTACCACCTCGCCCCTCCGCCCCGCGGTTATGAGTGGCGCCAGGTGGACGGCAACTACGTGATGGCAGCTGTCGCAACGGGCATCATCGCGAGCACGATCATCGCAGCTTCGCGCTAA
- a CDS encoding type II toxin-antitoxin system ParD family antitoxin, whose product MPTRNVFLTEHFDEFVADGIQTGRYSNASEVIREGLRLLEQRDREDQAKIAWLRGAVQEGLDSHARGEFVTLAGEDEIRDHLRQLKARG is encoded by the coding sequence ATGCCGACCCGTAATGTGTTTCTGACCGAGCATTTCGACGAGTTCGTTGCCGACGGCATCCAGACCGGGCGCTACAGCAACGCGAGTGAGGTCATTCGTGAGGGCCTGCGCTTACTGGAGCAGCGAGACCGCGAGGACCAGGCGAAGATCGCATGGCTGCGCGGCGCGGTGCAGGAGGGTCTGGACTCGCATGCGCGCGGTGAGTTCGTCACGCTCGCCGGTGAGGATGAGATCAGAGACCATCTGCGACAGCTGAAGGCACGTGGCTAA
- the folK gene encoding 2-amino-4-hydroxy-6-hydroxymethyldihydropteridine diphosphokinase: MLAAIALGSNLEGTFGSPEENIRAAFLRLSALGEVKATSSLYVTTPVGYLDQPNFVNAAALLETQLAPLELLRGLLAIEREFGRDRSANAISKGPRTLDLDLLLYGEEVMNTEELTLPHPAMHERRFVLEPLAEIAPTLLHPTLQITIAELLSALSA; the protein is encoded by the coding sequence ATGCTCGCCGCGATCGCGCTTGGCTCCAACCTCGAAGGCACCTTCGGCTCGCCGGAAGAAAATATCCGCGCGGCCTTCCTGCGTTTGAGCGCACTGGGCGAGGTGAAGGCGACGTCATCGCTCTACGTCACGACACCTGTCGGCTATCTCGATCAGCCGAACTTCGTGAACGCTGCGGCACTGCTGGAAACGCAACTCGCGCCCCTCGAGCTACTGCGTGGTCTGCTCGCGATAGAACGTGAGTTTGGTCGTGATCGTTCCGCCAACGCGATCAGCAAAGGCCCCCGCACGCTCGATCTCGACCTGCTGCTCTACGGCGAGGAAGTGATGAACACTGAAGAACTCACGCTCCCGCATCCTGCGATGCACGAGCGTCGCTTCGTGCTGGAGCCGCTCGCCGAGATCGCGCCGACTCTGCTGCATCCAACGTTGCAAATAACGATTGCCGAGCTTCTCTCCGCGCTCTCTGCGTAA
- a CDS encoding NAD(P)/FAD-dependent oxidoreductase, which produces MGVVVKVVIIGAGPAGLTAALEFQRKLGAEVVILEASQEIGGISRTIRYKGNRMDIGGHRFFSKSDRVMQWWMDLMPPDVDATDAPTGLSQAVEISYQGKQRKIEVPAASPEHPPLRGMGPLVVPVDTDESDVPLEATESLVIETHEPESSDLVMLVRPRKSRIYYLRKFFDYPIKLTGNTIKNLGPARMSKIGMSYIASRVSPIKNEKSLEDFLINRFGRELYLTFFKSYTEKVWGVPCDQISAEWGAQRIKGLSLTTALKHFVKKAFTVEKSDKNDVAQKKTDTSLIERFLYPKFGPGQLWEHVAEKIVANGGTIEMGWKVVRVIAEGGRVTGVEATNEAGETRIITGDHFLSTMPMRELTHALEAGGASVPANVREVSDGLEYRDFVTVGLLVNKLSVKEPDGGLGGSSLIKDTWIYIQEPDVTIGRLQVFNNWSPYMVSDPSKVWLGLEYFCYETDPLWAMPDEELKKFAASELEKIGILKTADVLDGHVVRVPKTYPAYFGTYSRFDELRSWVDGFENLYLVGRNGMHKYNNQDHSMLTAMAVVDGIAANGVVDKRAVWGINTEQEYHEEKDKQ; this is translated from the coding sequence ATGGGAGTCGTTGTGAAGGTCGTAATCATTGGAGCGGGCCCTGCGGGTCTGACAGCGGCGTTGGAGTTTCAGCGCAAGCTCGGTGCGGAGGTCGTGATCCTCGAAGCATCGCAGGAAATCGGCGGCATCTCGCGCACCATCCGCTACAAAGGCAACCGCATGGACATCGGTGGTCACCGCTTCTTCTCGAAGTCGGACCGCGTGATGCAGTGGTGGATGGACCTGATGCCACCCGACGTGGACGCGACCGATGCTCCGACCGGCCTTTCGCAGGCAGTGGAGATTAGTTACCAGGGCAAGCAACGCAAGATCGAGGTGCCGGCGGCTTCGCCAGAGCATCCTCCGCTGCGCGGCATGGGTCCGCTGGTTGTGCCTGTCGACACCGACGAGAGCGACGTGCCGCTGGAGGCCACTGAGAGCCTCGTCATCGAGACACATGAGCCGGAATCGAGCGATCTGGTGATGCTCGTGCGTCCGCGCAAGAGCCGCATCTACTATCTGCGCAAGTTCTTCGATTACCCGATCAAGCTGACGGGCAACACGATCAAGAACCTTGGCCCGGCGCGCATGTCGAAGATCGGCATGAGCTACATCGCGTCGCGCGTGTCGCCGATCAAGAACGAGAAGAGCCTCGAAGACTTCCTCATCAATCGCTTCGGTCGCGAGCTGTACCTGACCTTCTTCAAGAGCTACACGGAGAAGGTATGGGGTGTACCGTGCGATCAGATCTCTGCGGAGTGGGGCGCGCAACGCATCAAGGGCCTCTCGCTGACGACCGCGCTGAAGCACTTCGTGAAGAAGGCGTTCACCGTCGAGAAGAGCGATAAGAACGATGTCGCGCAGAAGAAGACAGACACCTCGTTGATCGAGCGCTTCCTCTACCCGAAGTTCGGCCCGGGCCAGCTTTGGGAGCACGTCGCCGAGAAGATCGTCGCGAACGGTGGCACGATCGAAATGGGTTGGAAGGTGGTTCGTGTCATCGCCGAAGGTGGCCGCGTCACCGGCGTCGAAGCCACAAACGAAGCCGGTGAAACCCGCATCATTACAGGCGATCACTTCCTCTCCACGATGCCGATGCGCGAGTTGACGCACGCGCTTGAAGCTGGTGGCGCGAGCGTTCCTGCGAACGTGCGCGAGGTGAGCGATGGCCTGGAGTATCGCGACTTCGTCACGGTGGGCCTGCTGGTGAACAAGCTATCGGTGAAGGAGCCTGACGGCGGCCTTGGCGGGTCTTCCTTAATCAAAGACACGTGGATCTACATTCAAGAGCCGGACGTGACGATCGGTCGCCTGCAGGTCTTCAACAACTGGAGCCCGTACATGGTGAGCGATCCGTCGAAGGTCTGGTTGGGGCTGGAGTACTTCTGCTATGAGACCGATCCGCTATGGGCGATGCCGGATGAAGAGCTGAAGAAGTTCGCCGCGTCGGAGCTCGAGAAGATCGGCATCCTGAAGACGGCGGATGTGCTCGACGGGCATGTAGTGCGTGTGCCGAAGACGTATCCTGCGTACTTCGGTACGTACTCGCGTTTCGACGAGCTGCGCTCGTGGGTGGATGGTTTCGAGAACCTCTATCTTGTGGGCCGTAACGGCATGCACAAGTACAACAACCAGGACCACTCGATGCTGACGGCGATGGCCGTCGTCGATGGCATCGCCGCAAACGGTGTGGTGGACAAGCGCGCGGTGTGGGGCATCAACACCGAGCAGGAGTACCACGAAGAAAAAGACAAGCAGTAA